From the Natrarchaeobaculum aegyptiacum genome, one window contains:
- a CDS encoding NCS2 family permease: MGAADTLAKYFDFDEHETNYRTETIAGITTFLAMAYIIVVNPTILAPAIFGQPPGEIAPDDTTTIAGGSYTFIEVQQMLAVVTILASIIAIVVMAFYAKRPFGLAPGMGLNAFFTFTVVLLLGVPWQLALAAVFVEGIIFILLTAVGARRYIIELFPDPVKFAVGAGIGVFLLFLGLQEMQLVVAYDATLVQLGNVLENPLAAFALAGLIFTFILYARGVTGSIVIGILATAIGAWVVTLAGVAEPGTITPEGVGGAQYDFTPLFWGFLEGLGMIADDPLVFLLVVFTFFFVDFFDTAGTLIGVSQIAGFLDENGDLPEVEKPLMADAVGTTAGAMIGTSTVTTYIESSTGVEEGGRTGFTALVVGLCFVVALPLVPLITAIPTYASYIALVVVGIIMLQGVVDIDWNDPAWAISAGLTITIMPLTASIANGLAAGIMSYPVVKAAMGNRRDVSLGQWLLAVAFAIYFVVYFAVDAGWIAY; the protein is encoded by the coding sequence ATGGGGGCAGCCGATACGCTCGCGAAGTACTTCGACTTCGACGAGCACGAGACGAACTACCGTACCGAAACGATCGCGGGGATCACGACGTTCCTCGCGATGGCGTATATCATCGTCGTGAACCCGACGATCCTCGCACCGGCTATCTTCGGTCAACCACCGGGTGAGATCGCACCCGACGACACGACCACGATCGCCGGTGGTTCCTACACGTTTATAGAGGTTCAACAGATGCTCGCGGTGGTCACGATTCTCGCGTCGATCATCGCAATCGTCGTCATGGCGTTCTACGCGAAGCGACCGTTCGGGCTGGCACCCGGCATGGGGCTGAACGCGTTTTTCACCTTCACCGTCGTCCTCCTGCTCGGTGTGCCGTGGCAACTGGCACTCGCTGCCGTCTTCGTCGAAGGAATCATCTTCATTCTGTTGACCGCCGTCGGCGCACGCCGATACATCATCGAACTCTTCCCCGATCCCGTGAAGTTCGCCGTCGGGGCCGGTATCGGTGTCTTCCTCCTCTTTCTGGGCCTTCAGGAGATGCAACTCGTCGTCGCCTACGACGCCACCCTCGTCCAGCTCGGGAACGTCCTCGAGAACCCGCTCGCGGCGTTCGCGCTGGCTGGATTGATCTTTACGTTTATCCTGTACGCCCGCGGCGTAACGGGATCGATCGTCATCGGAATCCTCGCGACCGCCATCGGTGCCTGGGTCGTCACCCTCGCTGGCGTCGCCGAACCGGGGACGATCACCCCGGAGGGCGTCGGCGGTGCCCAGTACGACTTTACCCCGCTGTTCTGGGGCTTCCTCGAGGGCCTCGGCATGATCGCTGATGATCCGCTCGTGTTCCTCCTCGTCGTGTTTACGTTCTTCTTCGTCGACTTCTTCGACACTGCTGGTACGTTGATCGGCGTCTCACAGATCGCGGGCTTCTTAGACGAAAACGGTGACCTGCCAGAGGTCGAAAAGCCGCTGATGGCAGACGCAGTCGGTACGACCGCCGGTGCGATGATCGGGACTTCGACGGTCACGACCTACATCGAGTCATCGACCGGCGTCGAAGAAGGCGGTCGAACCGGCTTTACGGCACTCGTCGTCGGTCTCTGTTTCGTCGTGGCGCTCCCGCTCGTCCCATTGATCACCGCGATTCCGACCTACGCCTCCTACATCGCGCTGGTCGTCGTCGGGATCATCATGCTCCAAGGCGTCGTCGACATCGACTGGAACGATCCTGCGTGGGCAATCTCCGCTGGGCTGACGATCACGATCATGCCGCTGACGGCCTCGATCGCGAACGGTCTCGCGGCGGGTATCATGAGCTACCCGGTCGTCAAAGCCGCGATGGGTAATCGCCGCGACGTCTCGCTCGGCCAGTGGCTTCTCGCAGTCGCGTTCGCGATCTACTTCGTGGTCTACTTCGCCGTCGACGCCGGCTGGATCGCCTACTGA
- a CDS encoding glutathione S-transferase N-terminal domain-containing protein: MADITLYDLPGCPFCAKVRSKLDELDLEYDTIEVPRAHAERTQVEEVSGQTGVPVITDEANGVEGMPESNDIVEYLEETYA; this comes from the coding sequence ATGGCAGACATCACCCTGTACGACCTCCCCGGCTGTCCGTTCTGTGCGAAAGTCCGCTCGAAACTCGACGAACTCGACCTCGAGTACGATACGATCGAAGTTCCTCGAGCACACGCCGAGCGCACGCAGGTCGAGGAAGTGAGCGGGCAGACGGGCGTGCCGGTCATCACCGACGAGGCAAACGGCGTCGAGGGAATGCCTGAAAGCAACGACATCGTCGAGTACCTCGAAGAAACCTACGCCTGA